A stretch of the Candidatus Eremiobacteraceae bacterium genome encodes the following:
- the alaS gene encoding alanine--tRNA ligase, with the protein MTSQQIRRSFVDFFKAKGHALLPGASLVPDAMSTTLFTIAGMEPFVPVFLGAEAAPAPRVVTVQRCLRVAGGKNDIENVGRSGRHGTFLEMLGNFSFGDYYKREAIAFAWEYLTVTLGLAADRLRATVYVDDDEAAEIWHRDIGLGRDRISRFVEDNFWDMGPTGPCGPCSEIFYDLGESAGCGRADCGVGCAHCSRHIELWNLVFQQYDRDRDGVLHPLPKRCIDTGMGFERLCMVLAGKTSIFDTDLYQDIIAALPRGTSSSLDVQEQAVHRRIISDHARAVVFLIADGVSPSNTDRGYVLRYLIRRAVRSGRVLGYASGFLSALVPSVVRTLEDGYPELPPAAERVATVLAAEERQFDETLQRGTRRLTDAIAALRSRGAAVLSGRDVFELHDTYGFPPELTAEMAGEAGMSVDMDGYRASMDEQRERARRDAKAKRLDLRVGDADADAGATLPDSEFVGYESLTGSSPVEALYDPSGASIATLEAGQDGVVLLARTPFYAERGGQMGDRGELAHSGASFEVRDVQYRDKSHRHILHKGRVREGRIAVGDVVDAFVDPAWRREIRRHHTVTHLLQRALKDVAGEGVSQRGSAVFPDRTRFDFESPVGALGKDQRSQVIAQVNELIRADYHIGVQTMSFEEAARRGAVFMKGERYGDVVRVVTFGPSVELCGGTHVDSTGEIGHFVLLSESAIGAGIRRVEGLVSQAADAYVERVRDAAEDAGTILASTVEQLPESVAKLNRDRKELEKKIAALQAQLAQTRASAHLENVQDVDGVAYLAVHAAGEEGVAVKDLAESLRAKFKSGVLAVAGRENGKVGIVVSVSSDLVKRGLSAKDVFATIAAHADAKGGGSPAWAQGAGKNEAGIDAGFASVPSMIRESLRA; encoded by the coding sequence ATGACATCGCAGCAGATCCGCCGTTCGTTCGTCGACTTTTTCAAGGCAAAAGGCCACGCCCTTTTGCCAGGCGCATCGCTCGTGCCCGACGCGATGTCCACCACATTGTTCACGATCGCCGGTATGGAGCCGTTCGTGCCCGTCTTCTTGGGTGCGGAAGCCGCGCCGGCGCCCCGCGTCGTGACGGTGCAGCGCTGTCTGCGAGTGGCCGGCGGGAAGAACGACATCGAGAATGTCGGCCGGAGCGGCCGGCACGGCACGTTCCTCGAGATGCTCGGCAATTTCTCGTTCGGCGACTACTACAAACGCGAAGCCATCGCGTTCGCCTGGGAATATCTCACGGTCACACTCGGGCTTGCGGCGGATCGCTTGCGCGCCACCGTGTACGTGGATGACGACGAGGCGGCGGAGATCTGGCATCGCGACATCGGGCTCGGGCGCGATCGTATCTCGCGCTTTGTCGAAGACAACTTCTGGGATATGGGCCCGACGGGTCCCTGCGGCCCGTGCTCCGAGATCTTCTACGACCTCGGCGAATCCGCGGGGTGCGGCAGGGCCGATTGCGGCGTCGGCTGTGCGCATTGCAGCCGCCACATCGAGTTGTGGAATCTCGTCTTTCAGCAATACGACCGCGATCGCGACGGCGTCTTGCATCCGCTCCCGAAGCGCTGTATCGATACGGGCATGGGATTCGAGCGGCTTTGCATGGTGCTGGCCGGGAAAACGTCCATCTTCGACACCGATCTGTATCAGGACATCATCGCCGCCTTGCCTCGCGGCACATCGTCGTCGCTCGACGTGCAAGAACAAGCGGTGCACCGGCGGATCATCTCGGATCACGCGCGCGCGGTGGTCTTCTTGATCGCCGACGGGGTCAGCCCCAGCAACACGGATCGCGGGTACGTGCTGCGCTATCTCATCCGGCGCGCTGTGCGCAGCGGCCGCGTGCTCGGCTACGCCTCGGGCTTCCTGAGCGCGCTTGTGCCGTCGGTCGTGCGTACTCTCGAGGATGGCTATCCCGAACTGCCGCCGGCTGCCGAACGGGTCGCGACCGTGCTTGCCGCCGAAGAGCGCCAATTCGACGAGACGCTGCAACGCGGCACGCGCCGTTTGACCGATGCGATCGCGGCGTTGCGCTCACGCGGCGCCGCAGTGCTTTCCGGGCGCGATGTTTTCGAGCTCCACGACACCTATGGGTTTCCACCGGAACTCACGGCGGAGATGGCGGGCGAGGCCGGGATGAGCGTGGACATGGACGGCTATCGCGCATCTATGGACGAACAACGCGAACGCGCGCGGCGCGACGCGAAGGCGAAGCGGCTCGATCTTCGGGTGGGCGACGCCGACGCCGACGCCGGCGCGACGCTGCCGGATTCAGAATTTGTCGGCTACGAATCGCTGACGGGGTCGAGCCCTGTCGAGGCGCTCTACGATCCGTCGGGCGCATCCATCGCAACTCTTGAGGCCGGTCAGGACGGCGTGGTCTTGCTCGCGCGCACACCATTCTATGCCGAGCGAGGCGGGCAGATGGGCGATCGCGGCGAGCTGGCGCACAGCGGTGCATCCTTCGAGGTTCGAGACGTTCAGTACCGCGACAAATCACACCGCCATATCCTGCACAAAGGACGCGTGCGCGAAGGGCGCATCGCCGTCGGAGACGTCGTCGACGCCTTCGTTGATCCGGCGTGGCGGCGCGAGATCCGCCGCCATCACACCGTGACCCATCTTCTCCAACGCGCGCTCAAGGATGTGGCGGGCGAAGGCGTGTCGCAGCGCGGGAGCGCCGTGTTCCCCGACCGGACGCGCTTCGACTTCGAATCGCCGGTCGGCGCGCTCGGCAAAGATCAGCGCAGTCAAGTGATCGCTCAGGTGAATGAACTGATCCGCGCCGACTATCATATCGGCGTGCAGACGATGTCGTTCGAAGAAGCCGCGCGACGGGGCGCTGTGTTCATGAAGGGCGAGCGCTACGGCGACGTCGTTCGGGTCGTGACGTTCGGTCCAAGTGTGGAACTTTGCGGCGGTACGCACGTGGACTCCACGGGCGAGATCGGCCATTTCGTGTTGCTCTCGGAGAGCGCCATCGGCGCCGGCATTCGCCGCGTGGAAGGCCTTGTCTCCCAAGCTGCAGATGCTTACGTCGAGCGCGTGCGCGATGCGGCGGAAGACGCCGGCACCATCCTCGCCTCAACAGTCGAGCAGCTTCCGGAATCGGTCGCGAAGCTCAACCGCGATCGCAAGGAACTGGAAAAGAAGATCGCCGCGCTGCAGGCGCAGTTGGCGCAGACGCGCGCGTCAGCGCATCTCGAAAACGTCCAAGATGTCGATGGCGTCGCATATCTCGCGGTCCACGCAGCCGGTGAAGAGGGCGTGGCGGTGAAGGACCTCGCTGAATCTCTGCGCGCGAAATTCAAGAGCGGTGTGCTTGCCGTCGCCGGCCGCGAGAACGGCAAGGTGGGCATCGTCGTCAGCGTGAGTTCGGACCTGGTCAAACGCGGACTGTCTGCGAAGGACGTCTTTGCGACAATCGCGGCGCACGCGGACGCCAAGGGCGGCGGGAGCCCGGCATG